AGCATTTGGATCGAGGCTTCTCCGGACGCCGCCACAGTTTCAAGCGCCCCGAAATTAGAGATAACAGTAGGAACACAATTGTGGATAATCATCATCAGCTTAATCATCTAAATGCTTCCGATGCCAACGACGTCCTCGGCGACAGTGCCCCTCCCGAATGGGCTTTGCTTCTCCTTGGCTGCCTCCTTGGCCTCGCCACCGGTCTCTTTGTTGCCGCTTTTAACAAAGGggtttgttcttttcttcttttggatcTGGTCCTCCCTGTTCATCTCCTTTCTTTTATGTTATCATCTATCTCATGTCCAAAGCCTATCCACTTGTTTGAGTTTGAATGCCACGGATTTTACATTGTTTGCTATTAACGCGTTTATATTGCACTGAGTTGTGGAAGCACAATTAGGATCAAGAGGATCGaattttaactcttttttttttttttttgataagtaatcgaatTTTGTTGAGAAGCGAAAGGGCGCAACCCAATCCATGTTGATTCCGCTTGTATCCAATGTTGAACCTTCTATCACTCTGTTTTCCTTGGATACAAAATCATTTTCAGTTGGTATTGATACTTTACAGATTTTGAAGTTGATTTGTTCGCACATCTATCATGTTTGTGTGTTTGAATTGTTTTgctcatttatttaaaatgtaaGTGCTTGATCACCATCCCATTATTACATTCTGGTGCATTTACCGTTCTCAGTAAGCTTTGTTTAGCATTCACTGATAGCTTAGTGCTGATTCAGGTGCATGTAATACATGAATGGGCCTGGGCAGGTACTCCAAATGAGGGTGCTGCTTGGCTTCGTTTGCAGAGACTGGCTGACACTTGGCATCGAATTCTTTTGATACCAGTCACGGGAGGAGTTATTGTTGGCATGATGCATGGTTTACTTGAAATATTGCACCAAATTAGGCAATCCAGCTCTTCTCAAAGACAGGGTTTTGATTTGGTTGCCGGTGTCTTTCCCACTATAAAGGCTATCCAAGCTGCTATAAGTTTAGGTACTGGTTGTTCTTTGGGTCCTGAAGGCCCTAGTGTCGATATTGGAAAATCATGTGCCAATGGATTCTCATTAATGATGGAAAACAACAGAGAAAGGAAGATAGCTCTTGTTGCAGCTGGGGCAGCCGCTGGAATTGCTTCAGGTATTTAGAGTTTCTTCTTGTGGATTGTGTTCATTTGAGAAGTTAATCTTTGTTGGTTTTCAGTTATTTTCTTGTCAATAAAAACTTTGTTTAAAGCCATTTATCAGTTTATTTTGATCAGTAAGACATTCATGAGTGGATTATTATGCAATTCTGGATGTTATCCTATTGCTTTgcatattttttgttattagcagggacttaaaaaaaaatttactagaTAAATTCTATTAGATATAAAGTTTTTCAATAGTTTGCTCTAAAGAAGACAAATGACATCTCCTCCCCCTTAAACACAGTATCGAGGATGAGGTCATAAATTCTATCCCTTGGGTTACAATCAGCGTAATTGGGGGTACGGGCATGTTTTGTgcaattattgttattttattttttttgagttgatACCAACAAAGCTTTCTGCTTATGACTCCATGTTTTCATTTTACAACTGGTTAATActctttcaaatttttctttctcccagGTTTCAATGCAGCAGTTGCTGGTTGTTTCTTTGCAATTGAAACTGTGTTAAGGCCTCTTCGTGCAGAGAACTCTCCTCCTTTTACAACTGCAATGATAATATTGGCCTCTGTTATCTCATCAACTGTATCAAATGTTTTGCTTGAGACAAAGTCAGCTTTTACAGTGCCTCAATACGATTTGAAATCTGCTGCTGGTAGATTATCTTacactcatttttcttttcattctgcTCTTTAGATTAGGGATATGTGTCTAATACATGATTACTTGAGTGTGAGGTATCTAATTGTCTTATACGGTATATgcgcatgtatatatatttatatctccCCAATACTTTTCTTAGAGTAATTACAGCTACagatatttttgtgaaaaagaaaagaaaaagtatttgtttTGTGAAGCAATTCGTATATGTTTATAAACGTGGTAAGTTAAAGTAATTGTTGGCAAGTTTTGGCTCTGTTTACTGTATGTAGGGCCCAATAAAGTTGCCTTCCTCATGATATGCAATATCCCTTGGTACTTTCAATAGACCTAAACTCGAGTTTTTACTTGAACacataattgaaattttttaaattttattataattggGTTGCAGATTTTTTCTGTTCCTTTTTGTATTCCTTGAACtgtttaaagggaaaattagtTTTTCTAGGAGAGGTGTCAGAAATAGATTGCATTCCTTATAATGTGATCACAGCCCAAAATTTTCCAAACCTTTTGGAACCTGCTGCATTAATGTGCGGCTCGTTGTTGAATTGCTGTTAGCTACCTATTAAGTTTCATGCATCAGCTGTTGTTGATGAGTATGCAGTTAGAAAAGGTGAGCAGTTTGATTTTTCGTCTTTCATTAGGATGAATGTGCAGTTACCTTCTTTGAAGAAAATGTAGGGCGATCCAGCTTTTCTTGTATATTCCATGTTTATGGTCCTTGGGCTAGTCCTCTTTGAGTACCTTTACGCCACATTGCTTCTTGCATTGTAACTTTGTTAGTTGTGGTTGATATGGATATCTTCACATAAACTTGGGTGTGGTTCGCATAAAGTTGCCTAAAGAAGTCATTTAGGCATAGTTGATACCTTATATAGTGTCCTTGAAATCTTGTTTTATGTTAAAAATCATTTTGGTCAACTTTGTTTGCTTATTTTCAATCTGCAGAATGTGCATATTCCTCTACAGCAGGGCTTCTAGCTTTACATTGGTTTACATTGGAGCCACATGCTATCTTTGCATATTTACATGAGTATGTTTTAAATGTAAGTGTAGGCACACATGGATGTTATTGGAAtgagaacaaaaatattctGAAATTTCTTGTTAGTGTGTTATTTAACAGGATAGATACTTTAAAGCATAACTCTTCTTGAAAAATTTCTATGACATAACGGGATAGATACTTTCTTTTTCATCTGCAATGAAGATCGATAAAtgcatgaaaaagaaagagtgatttgattcaatttgaaagaaagggtaaagaggcaaaaaaaaaaaaaaaaaaggaaaaaaaagggcAGAAGCAGTAAAGAAGCATATGACCTTGAATTGAGTAGATTGACCTAGATAAGTTACATGTAGCTGGTCTCAATTACTCCCTccattccattttgtttttccatCTTTCCCTTTTAGGATGTCCTGTAATAGATTCTTCTTCCAAAATCCGTGCGCACAATTATATGATATACTGCATGtgtctaatttttcatattgcCTTGCAGAACTACCTTTATACCTGATATTGGGCATGCTATGCGGTGTTGTCAGTGTAGTCTTCACTCGCTTGGTTGCGTGGTTCACAAAGTTATTTGACTTGATCAAAGAAAAATTTGACCTTCCTGCTATTGTGTGCCCTGCTTTGGGTGGTTTAGGAGCTGGGATAATAGCTCTCAAGTATCCTGGAATTCTGTACTGGGGCTTCACAAATGTTGAAGAGATTCTACATACTGGGAAGACTGCTTCAGCTCCTGGAATCTGGCTGTTAACTCAATTATCAGCAGCCAAAGTTGTGGCAACTGCTCTGTGCAAGGGATCTGGCCTTGTAGGTGGGCTTTATGCACCAAGTTTGATGATTGGTGCTGCTGTTGGTGCTGTATTTGGAGGCTTAGCAGCAGAACTTATCAATTCAGCAATTCCAGGAAATGCTGCTGTTGCCGAACCACAGGCATATGCTCTGGTAAAGCTGTCCTTTGTAACAGGCTCATCTTAATTGGCAATTAATAACTGTTCATATTTCTCACTCTGCCCTTTTTTTTGGGTCTGTGCTAGTTGATTGAATGCTTCCTAACATCTGTTGCAGGTTGGTATGGCTGCGACATTAGCTTCCGTTTGTTCAGTACCCTTGACATCGGTTCTACTCCTGTTTGAGCTGACAAAAGATTATAGGATATTGCTTCCTCTCATGGTAATTCTTGCATCACCTTGCTTGACGCTTACCGTATGTATAATAGATCTAAAAAGGAAGCATGGAATTAACCATATCAGGTCAAGGAAATGTATAGCTGCTTTTGCTCTCTCAAATAGACCATCTTTCTTGGAATGTGGTCATATACCTTGGCTTTAGTTAATTACAGCAGCCATATATGTTTTTCTGTTTCATCCGTCATACTTCGCTGCATTGTGAAAAAGTGATACAGCTTTTTCTCCAATGTTCTCAGACAACATATCTCCTTGCTATTCCCTCTATTTTTGGCCTGCGAAATACATTGCTTCTTCAAAGCCTTCAAAGCATAGGACAGTAAATTCTCCAAAAGTACCCCTTTGATTATTGCAGCTGCTCTAGTTTCTGAAAGAGTAGACGGATGTCATAACAGCCATATGAAGATAATATTATGCACATCTGTGGTGGCTTGAAATGGAAACTGATTTTTATGATTCCCAAGGTTTCCTTAGCATTGTCATTAACCTTGAATGTATTGCAAACCTTGGGTAAGGATATCACTGCTATAGACCAGCAAGTCCCTTGGCTTCTATAAAAGTACTTTTGTCCTTGGTGGAAGCTCTATATGGTAGTACTGCCCTTGACTCGAACACTAAATAGAATTTTGATTGGCAAATCCAGTCTTTATCCTAAGGGCTATAGAACTATCTCTGGCAAGCATTAAGTCGGCAGTTCTCGATCTTATTCTACCCTTGTATCTTTTGGTTTTTCTCCTCCCCCCATTTAGAAATGTTATATTTGCATATCTTTCACAAATTGGGATTAAGCTCTGTTGTTATATTTTGCTGTTGAGTAGATATTCATAACTTAGGTTATCATTGGACACAGTATGGATGTCTACAATTTTTAAATGCTTGATGTTTACCCCCTGTTGCTGTGAATTTGTGAGTAGGGCGCCGTTGGATTAGCAATATGGGTCCCCTCTGTGACAAACCAGGGGAAGGAGAGTGAAGCATCTGATACACAGAGTTCAGCTAGAGGGTATACTTCTATTTCACCTGCTGATGATAAAGAGGAAGTTATTTGGAGAGGAACTGATAGTGGAGATGGTTTAGAACTTTCTGTTATAGGAAATGGTGCTGGTATTGAACCAATTAATGAAGATATGCTTTTGGAAGAACTGAAGGTTGAATTATTTCTCCTTTCTTAAGTGATGTTGGTATTCGccattttacttttatatttgataaatGCTGTTTCTCATTGCAATTTTCTGCCTTGAGCTAATTATCTGTTATCAGtttgctatttattttttcacctaACACCGTCAATTTCACCAATTGTCAGGTTTCTCAGGCCATGTCAATGAACTGCATGAAGGTTCCACTAGCGATGACCTTGAAGGAGGCAATAGATTGTATGCATGATAACCAGCAGAAATGTGTGCTGGTGGTTGATGAGGAAGACTTTTTAGAGGGAATATTATCATATGGTGACATCAGACGATGTCTTTCCAAGAATAGTGATACCACCAAAAGCGATTCAAGGCTTCCGGATGTATGTATTAATGAAACTCTTTGTTTTTCATAACCTTTGATTGTGCCAGATTGttgtattaatttatttaatagcTCATATTCATTCATAATTCTCTCTCTTGggtacatgcatgcatgtgtacTCGCAGACATATTCGGACTCCTTTTCTATCCACTCCATTCAAGCGGTTGCTAttgttttattcttttctaCTTCTAAAATTCTCATCTCTGTTGTAATCTGTgatgtgtttctttttttaatttttttttttgaacttttaacaattttttaaattattaattgttttacAATGTCTTAAATAATTCCCATGGCTAAAATTTCTACAGGTGAATGCAATTCTTGTTTCCTCTGTCTGTACGCGAAGTATAAGCTACCGTGGGCAGGAGCGTGGAATTTTAACCTGTTATCCAGATGCCAATTTGTCAATTGCCAAGGAGCTAATGGAAGCCAAGGGTATCAAGCAGCTGCCCGTGGTTAAGCGTGGTGGAGGATCCAAGAAAGGAAGGAAGCGAAGGATTGTTGCTCTTCTTCATTATGATGCAATCCGGAACTGTCTCAGGTTCTCTTGGTTTCTTAGTTTATGGTTCTATGATGTTTCCTTCACTTCACTCTTTTTGATTCTATAATCAACTTTGtagtgaaataaataaaataagttaatatgatttctatctaaatcagaTGAGCTGCCTCTAACATTTCCATTTCCGCAATTCAGATTCAGACTCTGAATCTGTACTTTCCTAAGAATCTGAAGAGATCCCTCTCAATTTTGAATTGAGACTCACCCCCCTAGTTTTAAATTATGATAAACTAACAGCCTTTAGTTTGTCTCATTCTTAGGggattttggtttttgtttctctgaaaaataaattgtatgaaGCGTCTGGtgcttttctatttcttatggTAACCATCGTTTATCAGGAACAGTGAAAGTAGGTGATTGAGTGTATTAAACTCGTACAATTAaccatatttatctataaaaaaatCCCTCCTTTTTCCCCTGTTTTGGCCAAACAACAGTATCCGCAAGCTCAATTGACCGTTGGCATAGCCCACTTTTCAAACTGATATTTCTT
This genomic interval from Corylus avellana chromosome ca3, CavTom2PMs-1.0 contains the following:
- the LOC132174776 gene encoding chloride channel protein CLC-f, encoding MSGGGGGEYSDQNRLLNSANSNNYDEENELEAQDGRNSSLNRSASSSRGGGGGGGGGGFRDLLKHLDRGFSGRRHSFKRPEIRDNSRNTIVDNHHQLNHLNASDANDVLGDSAPPEWALLLLGCLLGLATGLFVAAFNKGVHVIHEWAWAGTPNEGAAWLRLQRLADTWHRILLIPVTGGVIVGMMHGLLEILHQIRQSSSSQRQGFDLVAGVFPTIKAIQAAISLGTGCSLGPEGPSVDIGKSCANGFSLMMENNRERKIALVAAGAAAGIASGFNAAVAGCFFAIETVLRPLRAENSPPFTTAMIILASVISSTVSNVLLETKSAFTVPQYDLKSAAELPLYLILGMLCGVVSVVFTRLVAWFTKLFDLIKEKFDLPAIVCPALGGLGAGIIALKYPGILYWGFTNVEEILHTGKTASAPGIWLLTQLSAAKVVATALCKGSGLVGGLYAPSLMIGAAVGAVFGGLAAELINSAIPGNAAVAEPQAYALVGMAATLASVCSVPLTSVLLLFELTKDYRILLPLMGAVGLAIWVPSVTNQGKESEASDTQSSARGYTSISPADDKEEVIWRGTDSGDGLELSVIGNGAGIEPINEDMLLEELKVSQAMSMNCMKVPLAMTLKEAIDCMHDNQQKCVLVVDEEDFLEGILSYGDIRRCLSKNSDTTKSDSRLPDVNAILVSSVCTRSISYRGQERGILTCYPDANLSIAKELMEAKGIKQLPVVKRGGGSKKGRKRRIVALLHYDAIRNCLREEINRRNLYQHEKEDNLEVLGLPTPKSVDNQIHGLQPLLLTVEINIIMSFLMCPRFLGVI